GGCGCATGGCGAAAGCCGCCATGGGCCAGGCTGCGGTTGCGGAAACCTTGCGCGTCTGCGTGCTCCTGGTCGACTTCTCCGACAATCCCGCGTCCAGTGGCTCCGTCTCCAACGTCACTCCGGAGTTGGTCAGGCAGATCCTGTTCGCCCCCGGTGGTAACGGCTACGGCTCTCTCTCCGACTTCTATTCCGAGAACTCCTACGGTCAACTCCAAATCGTCGGCGATGTCTACGGCTGGTTCCGAATGCCCAAAAGCTATGCCGTCTATGTCGGTGGCGACAACGGCTTGCAGACCGCCGAACCCAATGCGCAAACTCTCGCCAAAGACGCCATGCTCACCGCCGACCCAAGCGTGAATTTCGCGCCTTACGACAACGACGGCGACGGCTATATCGAGGGCCTCTTCATTGTCCACGCCGGACCTGGCGCCGAAGAGAACGGTCAGACGACCCATATCTGGTCGCATCGCTGGAATATGGGCGGACAAGTACTCTCCAACGAGGGCACCCGCGGTTTCAACTACGTTGCCGTCCCCGAGGAAGTTCTCGGCGGACCGCCGCGCATCGGCGTCTACGCCCACGAATTCGGTCACGTCCTCGGCCTGCCCGACCTCTACGACATCGGCCCCGATCCGTCACAGCCCGGCCTCGGCCGCTGGTCGCTGATGGCGGGCGGTTCCTGGAACTTCGGCCAGCGCAAGCCGGCCAATTTCGACGCCTGGAGTAAGCACGTCCTCGATTCGCTGCACGGCACCTTCGGCCGCACCATCGATGTTACCGCTAACCTTCGCGACGTCCTCCTCCACAGCGCCGTCTCTGACTCGATTCGCTATCGCATCAAATTGCCAACGCTCTCCGGTCGCGAGTACTTCCTGATCGAAAACCGCCAGCTGGAGAGCTTCGACCAGTACCTGCCCGGAGCCGGCCTGCTGATCTACCATTGTGACGACAACCTGGCCGGATCCAACAATACTGTGCGCTACCCGCATCTGCGAGTATCGCTGGAACAGGCCGATGGCTTCCTCCAATTGGAGCAGGATATCAACGAAGGTGATGGCGATGATCCGTTCCCCGGAGTCTTGGGCGAGAAGACTGAATTCACAAGTCTGTCTTCTCCCAACACGGTGTCTTGGTACAACACCCCCCACCAGATATCCGTGTGGGATATTCGGCGCGATCCTGCGGCCAAGACAATTACCTGCAATCTGGATGTCACCTTCAGCCGCACCTATCTCGAAATCGTCAACCTCGAATTCACCGATCTGCTTTCCGGCAACGGCAATGGCCGGTTTGAACCGGGCGAGATTGTCCAGGCGCGGTTAACCCTGAAAAACCACTGGCAAAGCGCCGGCAATGTCACCGCGACTCTGACCACCGCGACCCCGGGCATCAGCTTCCTCTCACCGACCGCGCAGTTCCCGGTCATCAGCAGTGGGCAGGAGGTCACCAGCTCGATCCCCTTTGCCTTTGT
This window of the Candidatus Zixiibacteriota bacterium genome carries:
- a CDS encoding M6 family metalloprotease domain-containing protein, whose amino-acid sequence is MTARALRELLRAETLTLLFTLAVISGTLSLASRPLAALTISPELREQLQAEGKWQEFSRKFSDWHRRLDNQQSPLNLQNRRMAKAAMGQAAVAETLRVCVLLVDFSDNPASSGSVSNVTPELVRQILFAPGGNGYGSLSDFYSENSYGQLQIVGDVYGWFRMPKSYAVYVGGDNGLQTAEPNAQTLAKDAMLTADPSVNFAPYDNDGDGYIEGLFIVHAGPGAEENGQTTHIWSHRWNMGGQVLSNEGTRGFNYVAVPEEVLGGPPRIGVYAHEFGHVLGLPDLYDIGPDPSQPGLGRWSLMAGGSWNFGQRKPANFDAWSKHVLDSLHGTFGRTIDVTANLRDVLLHSAVSDSIRYRIKLPTLSGREYFLIENRQLESFDQYLPGAGLLIYHCDDNLAGSNNTVRYPHLRVSLEQADGFLQLEQDINEGDGDDPFPGVLGEKTEFTSLSSPNTVSWYNTPHQISVWDIRRDPAAKTITCNLDVTFSRTYLEIVNLEFTDLLSGNGNGRFEPGEIVQARLTLKNHWQSAGNVTATLTTATPGISFLSPTAQFPVISSGQEVTSSIPFAFVLDPEIMPAIAQFDLSVVSQVPADTFALTVQQPVGGVDILLVDADDSPQSSDVATFYMTVLDSLLVPYDYWDIAAQGTPATSQNQYNIIIWFTGSARPDLTQTISTAEVAFLRNYLDQGGHLFLTGQDIAEQLAQTADSTFLRDYLGARFLGDMRPYEADGVTGSPITGGLKLRVAGSIGASNQLDADVISVLSGTEPAVTLKTFGATETGLGGAVTLLPNNAVAVFFSFGAEAITTSQGALGFATRTEVLRRVINYLRNNVATDAGEIVDVRPLPFEFALDQNFPNPFNPATVISYTVSPRVAGAPLTLEVFNILGQRVAVLNQTTAQPGTHRIDFDAASLASGVYFYRLRIGEQSQTRKMILSK